The following proteins are co-located in the Hevea brasiliensis isolate MT/VB/25A 57/8 chromosome 11, ASM3005281v1, whole genome shotgun sequence genome:
- the LOC110657165 gene encoding uncharacterized protein LOC110657165 encodes MVCKALKRTPTKSIRDHRGSRRRQRKKSPVKIEPVAASSVILTSINKTIYSCKRRLAKIFYKLARISTPNSRYKGYKILKKGFKDQRQELQQEYDLERDNICRALFFYEQLPPLISPTRRTIFLDLDETLVHSKPDPPPQVFDFIVRPNIDGEFMNFYVLKRPGVDAFLEALAAKYELVVFTAGLKEYASLVLDKLDVKGLISHRLYRDSCKEVDGKYVKDLSGMGRDLNRVVMVDDNPNCYIFQPENAVPVRPFIDDLGDGELRKLVKFFEGCDSFEDLRDAVKQYVWERDDTKINVLM; translated from the coding sequence ATGGTGTGCAAGGCCCTCAAGAGAACCCCAACAAAGTCAATTAGAGATCACCGGGGCAGCCGCCGCCGCCAGCGCAAGAAATCTCCAGTTAAGATTGAGCCGGTTGCTGCCTCTTCTGTCATCCTCACATCCATCAACAAAACCATATACTCATGCAAGCGCCGCCTCGCCAAGATCTTCTACAAATTGGCCCGCATTAGCACCCCAAATAGCCGCTATAAAGGCTACAAAATCTTGAAGAAAGGATTCAAGGACCAGAGACAAGAACTCCAACAGGAATACGACCTTGAAAGAGATAACATTTGCCGTGCGCTTTTCTTTTACGAACAATTACCGCCCTTGATTTCTCCCACCAGAAGGACCATCTTTCTTGATCTTGATGAGACCTTGGTGCATTCCAAACCAGACCCACCACCTCAAGTGTTTGATTTCATAGTGAGGCCAAATATTGATGGagaatttatgaatttttatgtGTTGAAGCGGCCGGGAGTTGATGCTTTCTTGGAGGCACTGGCTGCAAAGTACGAGTTGGTGGTGTTCACTGCCGGATTAAAGGAATACGCATCGTTGGTTCTTGACAAGCTAGACGTGAAGGGGTTAATTTCACACCGTCTATATCGGGATTCATGCAAGGAAGTTGATGGGAAGTATGTTAAGGACTTGTCTGGGATGGGTAGGGACTTGAATAGGGTAGTGATGGTTGATGATAATCCTAACTGCTACATTTTCCAGCCGGAAAATGCAGTTCCGGTGAGGCCTTTCATTGATGATCTTGGTGATGGGGAGTTGAGGAAGTTGGTTAAATTTTTTGAAGGGTGTGATAGTTTCGAGGATCTGAGAGATGCTGTGAAGCAGTATGTTTGGGAAAGGGACGATACAAAGATAAATGTATTAATGTAG